Sequence from the uncultured Flavobacterium sp. genome:
CGATTCAGCAGCAAGATAAATTGCGTTTGGCAGTTTCTGTTCCTGAATTGTACACAGGATATTTGCATGAAGGTGATGAAATGAATTTTAATGTAAAATCATTGCCTGAAAATTTTAAAGCTAAAATTACCAGAATGTCTGGAGCATTAGATTTAAAGTTACGTTCTGAGCGTGTAGAAATGGACGTTATTAATACCAAAAAAGATCTTTTACCAGGAATGGTTGCCGAAGTTTTGTTACCGCTTAACGCGAAAGACAGCACATTTGTAATTCCGAAATCTGGATTGGTAAGTTCTGCCGAAGGTTTATACGTAATCAAAGTTGTAAACCACAAAGCAACTCGCGTAGATGTGAAAAAAGGAAGAGAAATCGAAGATAAAATCGAAATATTCGGAGATTTAAACCCGAAAGATAAACTGGTAAAAATTGCCAGCGAAGAAACTAAAGAAGGCGATATCATAAACGAATAACCTGCGTTTAGCTTTCGATAGTAGTTTACCAAAAACTGTACGCTTAATGCGACATTCAAAAAATCAGAGATGATTCAAGAATGTAAATCAAATTTCCCTTAGGACGATACCTGATAAGTATCGTCCTTTTTTGTTTTTATTATATTTCTCGAGTAAATATTAAGCCTATTATTGTCATTTCGAGGAACGAGAAATCTCCACAAGTAACTCGACAAAGATTAGATTCTCGATGCGGAGTTTCTCACGAAGATTTCTCGTCCCTCGAAATGACAAACTTTGTGGTTATATTCTTTTAAACTTTTACTTAAATGAAAACTCTTAGAATTTTTAGGAGCTATTTTCTGCTATCATTATCAATAAAAATTACTTTTTAAACTATATATTTAAAACACCTTACATATTAAAACCACATTTTTTTTGTAAAAAAAATAATATATTTGATGAAAGATAATCAGAAGACATCTTCTTTTAAAAGTTTAATTTAGGCACATTTATAAAATGTGTTTTAGATATATACAAGTTAAGTGATGTAATGAAGACAAAAATAATCATTAAAATTTATAACTAAAATGTTATCAATCACTAAAGACATAACTATAGAAAAATTAGAGGGTCTATATTATCAATTAAATTCTTATCAAGATGAGAAAATAGATATTACATTACCTAATAAAATAGAAACATACGAATTTAGCTTATTATTTAGTCTGGTGCAATTTTTTGCAACATGGGTTAGAAAAACTAATTCTGGAAATTTATATTTACCTATTACAGAAGATGAAATCTCTAATTATTTAAATAATAATGAATTTGCTTATCCTTTAATCGTTCTTAGTTGGGAAAAATCAATTTTTAATAATAGAGGAGTTGATATAAAAAAAAACATTAAAGAGCCAAGTAAAGAATATTTTAAGCAGATGGATTTTTTTAATTTAAAATTATATAATGTCCCTATTTACTGCTTTGATTTTGATAAATCAAATAGAGGTGTTGCAAAAAGTTTATATATAGATAAATATACTGTCTTTCCTGAAGATGGATTAGGTTTTAATCTTTTTCCCGCTTATCAAAAAGTAGGTTCATTTAATAGCTCTATATTTAGACAGAATATTACTAAAGATTTAGATTCAATAACAGCAATTATTCATGAATTATTTTTTAACACACATGAACATGCAAAAACTGATGAAATTGGAAATTACTTATACCCAAACATTAGAGCAATTCATTTAAAATTTCATAAGAAAAAAATTAAAAATTTTAAAGATATATACGAAAATTTTAAAGGACTTGAAAGCTATTTTGAATCAGAATTTAATTTAAATCCTCAAAACGAATTATATTTATTAGAAATTTCAATAGTAGATAGTGGTCCTGGGCTTGTAAAAAGATATGCTGGAATTTCTGATTTAAATCAATTAAATACATCGCAAGAAGTAAATTATATCAAAGAATGCCTCTACCGTCATAATACTTCCTCTGACATATCTGTAAGTGATACAAAAGGAATAGGTCTTGACAGAGTTCTCCAAACTTTAGATAAAAAAGGATTTATAAGAATTAAAACAGGGCGTGTTGATATTGTTAGAGATGTGAAAACATTAAATTACGAACATCATAACAATGCCTCTGACATTAGTTTGTTTGATTGGAAAACTAATAGTGATAATAACTTCAGTTCTTATCCAGAAAGCACTGGTACTTTAATCTCAATTTTTTATCCTTTAACTTTTAATTCATAATGAAGAATTACTTTATATTTAAATATGAGGACGTAGTTTATACAAACGAAAAAAAGAAAGTGACCGTTATTTTTGTTCATCAGGAAACTATAGGTTCTCAAAATACTTTATCGCAGGAAATTAATAAATTCTTTCAAAAAAACAGTATAACAGATAAATTAGTTGTTATATACCCTAAGTATTTAGATGAAAAATCTAAAACGTTTTTTACTGATGAAAGAGAATCAACATTTATCAGAATTCCAGGAAAATCAAAAGAATATTTTGATGAAAACTTGATCATTTATAGTTATGATGCGAAAGGAAAACTTTCACGAAAAGTTGGGGCAAAACCTGAAAATGAAAATATTTTTATAGACAACATATTTAGAAATGGTAATACGATCATTTTTAAACAAAATGGAGGAATAGTAGAATCAACCTCCGACCATCATTTTGTTTTCCCTTCAAACAAACATTGCTCTAAATTTTTAAGAACTGGAAATGTTTTAATAAATCAAACTGAAGTCTTTTTTCTTTCAATCCAATTATTAAATTTCTTTGAAAATATTAGATTTGTATATTGCGATACTTCATCAATTAATACACTTCCTTACGCCGTACTAGAATTGAAAAGAAGGTTTAAAATTAAATTCATTGCACCAACTATTTTTAGTTTTAAATCATATGAATTATTTGAATCTCGTAAAGAAAAATTTCCCCATGATTCGTTGATTTTAATCTCATCCTCGACTTCAGGAAATATAATCGATAGACTATTAAAAGAACAAAGGGCTGAAAAAACACAGATTAAAGTATTATTCTTTTTAGGAAAGGAAAAAAATTATCTTGACAAAAAAGAAAATATCATTTGTAATTTAACAAAAGATGATAATACTTTCCCTCAAGGTGAGGAAATATTTGATACATCTGATAGTTCAACTGGATGCAAACTTTGTGAAATAAATTCTAGACCTATAAATATTCGTGGGGACGTATTTTTAACAATCCAACCAAAAGTTTACAAACATTTATTAACTGTAAAATCAGAATGTATCCCAACAAATATTAACTCGTTTGTTCATCATTTTAGAGACAAAAGTAAATCAATTAACATAATTAAAACTTTCTACAAGGATAATGATGCGAACGCGAATTATGAAATCTATTTTGATTTTATCAATCTAATTAAGAATGTCGAAAAATTTCCTTCATTTAAAAATTCTTTAGATAGAATGATAGATAAATATGTGCCTGCAAATACTAAATATATTATTCATCTACCAGATGAAGGTTCATTAGAATTATCAAAATATATTAATAATCAAATCAATGAAGCTATAAATCCTACTATCATAGAGCTTAACAAAAGTTTTATTACGAAATTCAACGATGAAGACCGAGGAGCAGTATTGGTTGTTGCTTCTTGCATTACAACAGGAAAAAAACTTTTACAAGTTAGTCGATTAATGAGAAAATTTGAAAATCTAAATCTTATTTATTTTACAGGAATTTTCAGACCTTCAAATGAGTCATTTGCAAATGATTTAATTAATGATTTGAAAAGAGGAAAAGACAAATCAGATGAGAAACCATTTATAGCTGTTGAAACTTTAAACACATCAATAATTCAAAAAAAAACTGATTGGGCTATTGAAACCACCTTCATAGAAACTTTATTAGGTAATATTGATGAAGATTCAGAACTCTACGGATTTTTTAATACTAGAATTGACATTTTAAGAAAGAATAAAGAATCGAGAGGTTTGTCAAATAATTTGTTTTTAAATAAATATGATGATAATCCTTTATATTTAAGAAAAAGTTTTGCTTTTTGGAAGTTTAACTATGAAGAAAGCGAAGTTAACCAGTCAGAAGTATATTTTACAATCTCTTCAATTATAAATAATTTAGAAAATAGAGAAATTAATTTACATCCATCTTTAAGACAAACTAACTACGTAAGAAATCTACTCAGTCCTAGGAATTTTCATAGATTTAATGATGGAATTATTCAATCCTGTTTATTACGATGTTCTAAGCCAGATTATCTATCTTATGATTTAGATGACGAAGCTAATCTACAAATGAAAGTATTTCTTTTATCTATAATTAGTAAATATGATTCAGAGGATGGAGAAGCTCTTTTAGAGTTTTTACTTTCAATAGGGCTAAAAAAACTAAAATTAAAAAAGGAAGATCTAGAAGAAGTCTTATTACGAGCGAAGGAATGTGATAGTAAAATTATTTCTCAATTTGCTGAATATATAAGTAAATTCACTTAAAAACAAGATCTCCCATTATCCGAAGTGTCCACAGCTAGGGTAAGTGTAACGTTTGTAAATACAAAAGATTGACAACATTTAAAAAAAAAAGAACCTCGATCTTAAAAAGTCGAGGTTTTCATTTTTATTTCTGAAAAACCTTATTCCACATCCAAATAAGGATTCAAAACCTCAGCTAATTCATTTAGCCAATAAAAGCTGTTTTCTATGTTGTCGATTTCGTTTTGAAGAGTTTGATTTTTTCGCATGACTTCTAAAGCGAGTAGATAATTTAATTGCCTTATTGTTTTAGCCATAGTTTCTGGCTCGATTGTATTGTTGAAAAAATTCATAAGCCTTGTTTCGGCTTCTTTCGAAAGGGAGTTTGTACTCATAACTTACATTTTAATGAATATAAAACCCGTGATAATTAAGATGCATTAGTATTTTTCTAATAATGCAACCATATTACAAGGGCAAATTTTATTTCGTCTTAATGTGAAGATTTAAGAGTTGCGAATATAAAGAAAATTCTTTCAATTGATAAGCATTCATTATCAATAAAAAATAAGTTCTTTTGAATTTAAAAAATACTTATTTTCGTTTTACTTTATCAATCATTTCCAATTGCTAAGAAACATTAAAGTTATATTACGCAAGCTAAAATAAAGAAACCAAATCTAAGATGAGTCAAAGTCTAAATTTATATCAAATCAGTAAAGTCAATTTTGAAGAGTTTTCAAAGAATCATGAATCTTTCAATTTCGATTTTAGCGATGATAATTCTTCTGTATTTGATCAAAATTTCGAAGGATTAATTTTCCTTTTTTCATCTTACTATTTGGATCAATTGCCAAAATCTTTGGAAGAGCTTTTTTATCCGCAGAATTTTATTGGTGAGAATGTAGATTTCAGCGAAATTGATTTTGATACTATTGAAGATTTTCCGGAATCAACTTCTGTCTATTTTTTAAATCCAATAACTATAAAAGAAATTAATTCAGTTTTGGAGAACATTCAAAATGATAAAATTTTAGATTTTTACAGCGCTGATCTTTTTAATACGCACGATATTTATCCCGCGGTTTGGCATGATGACGAAAGCGAAGACAAAGCATTTAATAAAAGACATTTAGAAGAAGGTTTGGTATTACTAAAACACACCATTTCTCAGGCAAATATTAATGGAAACTATATTTTGTTTTTCGGTTGATTTAAAACAAAACTTTCTCATAAAACTAATTAATTGGAAAAAACCGCTGTAGATATAAAAAAGCAATTGGAGTTTTGGCTTCTAAAATATTATTATAAAGAAAAAAAGGAGTTAAACGGAAAAGAAATATTTACAATATTTGATTTAATTAGTCAAAAACAAAAAACTGAAATAATTAATTTATTAAAATTAAGAGAGAACGAATTACCTGTACTTTACCTTAAAATTTCTGAGGAAAAATCAATAATTAATACTACTGAAAGGTTTATTAAATTGACAGATCAAGGAACAGAAGAAATCGAATACACGAATTTTAAAGAACATAAAGGATTTGATCGCTTTATAATCAAAAAGCGATTAATTGGACGAAATATAAATGTAAAAACGAATGGTTACTTAAATCCTTTCGCTATAAAATTAAAAAATGGTGAAATTATAGAATGGGAAATACCAACCGGAACTGCTGGTTTTGGATTTTGGAGTGTAACAAAAAAATGCGAACTTATTGGGCGAAAATATGAAGTAATAAAATGAAAACGTATTACAACAACGGCGATTATTTACATACAACAGAATCTGAATTGAAATGAGAAATATTATTATTTTATTAGTTTGCTTAGTTTTTTCGAAAGTAGCATTTGGTCAAACTTGCCTGCATAAAAATCTATCTAAAGAATTTAATTTTAAAACAAATTTTCGAAAAATAAAAAAACCTAACAATGAGATTGATAGTAATTCTGTAAAAATCATAGTCTCCAACAAAATCTCAAATAAAAAGCAAGAATTTAGTTTTGGATCGGGTTACCTTTTTGAAAAAACTTTTATTGATTGTAAAGCGGTAAGATCTTATTCAACTGGCATTAATAAAAACAGTAAAGCTATTGATAATGACTTTGGAGATTTAATAATTGCCGATTTTAATTTTGATAATAAAGACGATTTTGCCGTTAAAAATGATTCTGGAGGAAATGGAGGTCCAACGTATAATTTTTATATTCAGGACAAAAATAAAAACTTTGCATTAGATGAATTTTTAACCACTCAAATGGAATTTTTCCCTTCAAAATTTATCATAAAAAGTAAAAGACTAATAACTTACGTTCATGCAAATGCCTACCAATTATCTGAAAATATATTTGAATACAATGAGCAATTAAAAAAATGGAAATATAAAAGTTCAAAATTAGTAACTCCGTAGTAAGCTGAATAGAAAACTAATAATTTGAAACAAATCCAATTATGATAAGACTATTATTTATACTTTTTATTTGCTCTACGAATGCAATTGGACAAACTTCTTCAGGAAAAGAGTATATTATAAATTATTCTGTTGGTCATTACAACTTTGGAAAAACGGGCGAATATGAAAAAAAAGAAGTTTTTAAATTTACTATAAATGATAAAGATTTCATTCTCACAGAATTTCAATCTATTTCGAATAAATATGTATATAATCCTGAAACGTTAAAAAACGACCGAAAAGTTTCTGATACAATCTTGAAATTTCCAAATAATAAAATCGCAAAGGAAGAGTTTGAAAACCTCCTTAAACAGTTAAACCAAAATCAAGATAATTTTAATACTGATTTCTTAAATTCAAATTTTTCGAAAAAAATAAAACAAAAAGAGATTCTTAAAATCGCTAAAAAACGCGGCCAAACCTATTGGTTTATTGATATTGATAAGGAAACGGAAAAAATAGATGATTTTGGAAAACAAAAAATTAAAGAAATTCAGAATTTTAAAAATTTTGAAAAATACATTGAAGATATAAAACCAAAAACAGACACCTTTATGGTAGTTTCTGATGCTTGGAATTTTGCAAGATTGGGTTATGCAAATTCTACTTTGACTGACAGAATGGATTTCAATTCAATTTTGGGTCAACCAATTCTAAAAAGTGATAATACAACCCAAATAATAAACTTAAATGTGAATCTTATTTTATTGAAAATATTACCAAAGGAATCTTTATTAAGTAAAAAAGTAAATTTTGAAAATATAAAAGATGGCTATATCAATTGGTTTATTAGAAATATTAATTAACAAACAAGATTCATCGAGGATTACCTCTAATCTTTCTTAATAACCAAATCTTCTCATAAACCCAATTGCCCTAGCCCTGATGGGAGGGAAAATCCTTTTACTTTTTTCTTTAAAAAGTAAAAGATTTGGAAGGACAGCAGGAAATAGCTTCAAATTAAAATTCAAAACAATAAATTCCAAATTCCAATCTTTTAACTTGTTTATTGCTATTATAATTTCAGTTCTATAAGCCTTCGACTTCGCTCAGGATGACAAATTGTATTATATAAAACCCTGTTATTTAATACCTTAATAAATTATTTTAAAAATACTTGTGAAAAAAATTGCGAAACCGAATAGTTGCACGTATATTTGCAACCGATTGGCTTCGTAATTAAAACCAAATATTATGAGACGAGACATTTTTCAGGCAATTGCCGATCCAACAAGGCGATCCATTATTGCCTTAATTGCAATGCAAGCAATGACTCCAAATGCCATTGCGGAGAACTTTAACACGACCCGACAGTCTGTTTCTAAACACCTGCGGATACTTGTAGAATGCGACTTGATAAAACAGGAACAACAAGGCAGAGAAATTTATTATTCACTTGAAATTGAAAAAATGAAAGAGATCGACAAATGGATTAACCAATTTAGAGCGATTTGGGAAACCAAATTTAATCAGCTTGACGAAATACTATTAACACTTAAAGAACAGAAAAAATGAAAAAAGATTTGCAATTTGATTTTACCGTTGACAAAGCCATAAAAACGGTATTTATTACGAGAGAATTTGCTGCAGAACTTCCGTTAGTTTGGGACGCTTTTACTAAACCGGAACTTCTGGATCAATGGGTTGCGCCAAAACCGTGGTCGTCTAAAACAAAATATATGAATTTTGAAGTTGGCGGACGAAGATTCTACGCAATGGTAAGTCCAGAAGGATTGGAGCGTTGGGCGATTCAGGAATATACTTCGATTACGCCAAAAACAAATTTTAAAATGTTCAACACTTTTGCTGATAAAGACGAGAATCGCGAATTGCCAGGTTCTAATTGGGATCATACTTTTAGCGAAGAAAATGGCATCACAAAAGTAAATATTGCTATTTTTAATGAATCGCTTGAACGTATGGAAAAAATGATTGAAATGGGCTTTTCAGAAGGCTTTAAAATGAGTATTGATAACTTAGATAAGTTATTGGAAACGTTGTCTTAGAAGTGATGAAATAATCTCGCAGAGACGCAAAGTTTTTATTCTCGTTTTTCATGAATAGCCTCCTGCTTTAGCTGGAGTAATTATGTAAATGTTTTGTAAATGGCTTTAGCCGAATAAACATATTTGGCTAAAATCATTTTATCATTCAAACAAAACCTCCAGCTAAAGCTAAAGGCTAATCAAAACTTTGTGACTTCGTGTCTTTGCGAGATTATATTAAAACAACCTATAAAAGCTTCCTTTTTCTTTTATTAATCACTTAAAACTTAATCGCAATTTTACCAATTGTTTTTCCGGATTCTAACAATTGATGTGCTTCTTTGAAGTTTGCAACCGTCAAACCATTCAACGTTGTTTTTAGTGTAGACTGAATAGTTCCGTTATCTAATAAATTGGCTAGTTTATTTAAAATATGATGTTGTTCGATCATATCTTCTGTTTGAAACATGGAACGCGTAAACATTAACTCCCAATGAAAACTGGCGCTTTTACCTTTTAATTGACGAAGATTTACAGACTCTACAGGATCACTAATAGAACCAATATGTCCTTGAGGTTTTATCAACTCCACAAATGCATCCCAATATTGATTTACATCGACAAAGTCTAAAATAAAATCTACATTTTGGAAACCTGCATTACGAACTTCTTCTACCAAATTTCTGTGATTTACGACAAAATCGGCACCTTGTTCTTTACACCAATCAATAGATTCAGAACGAGAAGCTGTTGCAATTACGGTTAATCCGGCAATCTTTTTTGCCAACTGAATTGCGATCGATCCTACTCCGCCTGCTCCACCAATTATTAAAATAGTTTTACCTTTATCTTTTTCCGGATTAATACGAATTCTGTCAAATAGAATTTCCCAAGCTGTTAATCCGGTTAATGGAATTGCAGCGGCTTCTTCTATCGAAATTGATTTTGGTTTATGACCAACAATGCGTTCATCAATAATTTGATATTCGGCATTACATCCTTGTTTATTAAGATCTCCGGCATAATAAACTTCGTCGCCAACTTTAAACAAACTTACTTTATCACCAATCGCTTCCACAATTCCAACGGCATCCCAACCAATAATTTTTGGCGTTTCGAGAACGGTATCTTTTGCACTATTTTGGCGTATCTTAAAATCTACCGGATTTACAGAAACTGCTTCAATTTTTACTAATAAATCGTGTGATCCCGGAACTGGTTTTGAAGTTTCAAATTCAATAAAACTATCTTCCTTTTCTATTGATAATGAGGTTTTAAATCCTATTGCTTTCATATTATTTATCTTTTTATTTAAACTTACACTACAAAGTTACATACAAAGAAGCCTTTTGAAATTGTACAAATGCACTATGATTCTGTACATCTTTATCGTTAATTAGCTTTGCTAAATTTCAATAAAATAATGAAGTTCAAGAATCTTCTTTTCTTAGAAATTCAATTTTAACAACGATTGCCATAATTAAATCCTATTTTTGATATTCCTTTCAGGCAATTTGTCAAGCAACTTCATCTTTTTTATTAATGAATTAAACGCCTAATTGCCATATAAAACTATTGTAACCTTATATTTTTAAGTATGAATGTTCTACTCATTGAAGATGATAAACGCATTAGCGAATTTATTGTAAAGGGTTTAGAAGAAAACAATTTTACGGTACATCTGGCAGAAACCGGCGAAATTGCCCGAGAACTTGTCCAAAATGATACGTGGGATATTATTCTAATGGATATTATGCTTCCGGGAATTGATGGCATTCAGCTAACTAAATTAATGCGTTTCAAGAAAATTCATACGCCAATATTAATGCTCAGCGCACTTAGTGATACTGATGATAAGGTAAATGCGCTCGATTCTGGTGCCGATGATTATTTGGTTAAACCTTTCCATTTTAAAGAATTAATTTCGAGAGTAAACGCTTTGACACGAAGAACCAAATTTAATTACGACAAGGAAGAAACTTTATACACGTTAGGAAGTTTAACCATAAATCCCGAAGAACACAAGGTTGCCGAAAATGACGAATTGATCGATTTATCTCCAAGAGAATATAAATTGCTGTTGTTTTTATTAGAAAACAGAAACAAAGTAATGTCCAGAACGCAAATCTTAAACGCTGTTTGGGGCATTAATTATGACAATAATACCAATGTTGTGGATGTATATATTTCTTATTTGAGAAACAAAATTGAGCAAAACCATAAATTTATCCATACCATAAAAGGAACCGGATATATGCTTAAAGAACAATCATGAAAATACGTAATCGGTTTACATTAATATCCTCTTTCACTTTTAGCATTGTATTTGTCATTGCTTCAATCATCACGTATTTTTCATTCTATAGTTATTCTGAGAAAATTGTTTATAATGAACTTCAAAAAACGTGTTTGTTAACTGGGATTTTTTACCTTGAAAAAGACGAATTACCGCAAAATCAACATTTGATAATTGGTCAGCAATTCCGCGAAAATTCACTCGAAATTATTACGCGTGTTTACAACAAAAAAAATCAGATTGTATTCGGTGATAAAGAAGAAGATCAAAACATAAATGCAGAAAAACTGGATTACATTCGAAAGAATAGAAAACTAAGTTTTAAATCTAATCATCATTTTTATTTTGGAAGTTTTTATCATGATAATCAAGGTGATTTTGTTGTTTTTGTAAAGAAGAATGATGTCGAATTTAAAACCATTACAAACAGATTATTAATCATTATGATTCTGGTTTTAATTTCTGGATTAATCACGATTTATATTGTAAGTCGCTTGCTTTCGAATCTTGCTTATAGTCCAATCAAAAACATTATCAATCAAGTAAATGACATCGAAGCTTCGTCTCTTGATCGACATATTGTTTCGCCAAATACCAAAGATGATATTCAGGAATTAATAGAAACGTATAACAATTTATTTAAGCGACTTTCGGACACATTTATCATTCAGAAGAATTTTATAAACTATGTTTCGCACGAATTCAAAACACCTTTAACTGCAATATCCGGAAATCTCGAAGTATTTGCTCAAAAAGACAGAACGAGCGCAGAATACAAAGAAATGTCTGAAAAAGTATTAGAAAATGTGTATCAAATCGAAGATACAATGAACACGCTTATGTTACTTTCGGGATTAAAAGGCAACACAGAATTGAACGAAATTTTCAGGGTCGATGAACTAGTTTGGGATATAAACGATCAATTACCCGAAGTTCATAAACTGAAAGATGCTCAGATACAAATTGCTATTGAAATTGTAAACGATAAACTTCTTTCTATAAAAGGAAAGAGCAACGAAATCAAAATTGCTTTGTATAATATTATAGAAAATGCCGTGAAATATTCGAACGGAAATCCTATAAAAATAAGTTTATTACAAGAGAATAATCAGCTTAAAATTGTAATCGAAGACCACGGAACCGGTATTAGCGAAGACGACTTAAAATTCATCAAACAAACTTTTTACAGAGGTAAAAATGTTAATGATATAAAAGGAAGCGGCGTTGGACTTTCTTTGGCAAACATTATCTTCAAACAAAACAATATCGCTTTTACAATTACTTCAAAAAAAGACATCGGAACTACTATAACACTACTATTTCCGCCACTCTAATCGTTTTCTAATGTAGTTCCAACTCCTTTCTAACTGACATCAAATTAAGGTTTAATATGCCGCAGATAGCTTTGCAACATATTAAAAACAACTTAATTTGAAACGTATACTTTTAACCCTGCTCGTTATTGTATCGCACAAAAGTGTGGCGCAAATTGCTACAATAAACGATACAATTGTTCTTTCCCGAACTCAAGCTGAGGCTTTGTTTTTGGAAAAGAACATTTCTCTTATTTCCGAAAAACTAAACATCGACATTGCTGATGCGCAAGTTATTCAGGCAAAATTATGGCCCAACCCTACTCTAACTGTTGGAGAAATCAACCTTTGGCACAATGCTACCGCTTCACGAGTTCCGGCTTTGTGGGGAAATTTTGGTACTACTTCTCAAGTCAATGCAGAGCTTGAACAACTTGTTCAAACCGCAGGCAAAAGAAAAAAACTGATTGCCATGGAAAAAGTTGGTGTTGATATTGCCAAAGAATATTTTAAAACTTTCTTACGCAA
This genomic interval carries:
- a CDS encoding zinc-binding alcohol dehydrogenase family protein, with product MKAIGFKTSLSIEKEDSFIEFETSKPVPGSHDLLVKIEAVSVNPVDFKIRQNSAKDTVLETPKIIGWDAVGIVEAIGDKVSLFKVGDEVYYAGDLNKQGCNAEYQIIDERIVGHKPKSISIEEAAAIPLTGLTAWEILFDRIRINPEKDKGKTILIIGGAGGVGSIAIQLAKKIAGLTVIATASRSESIDWCKEQGADFVVNHRNLVEEVRNAGFQNVDFILDFVDVNQYWDAFVELIKPQGHIGSISDPVESVNLRQLKGKSASFHWELMFTRSMFQTEDMIEQHHILNKLANLLDNGTIQSTLKTTLNGLTVANFKEAHQLLESGKTIGKIAIKF
- a CDS encoding metalloregulator ArsR/SmtB family transcription factor, giving the protein MRRDIFQAIADPTRRSIIALIAMQAMTPNAIAENFNTTRQSVSKHLRILVECDLIKQEQQGREIYYSLEIEKMKEIDKWINQFRAIWETKFNQLDEILLTLKEQKK
- a CDS encoding HAMP domain-containing sensor histidine kinase → MKIRNRFTLISSFTFSIVFVIASIITYFSFYSYSEKIVYNELQKTCLLTGIFYLEKDELPQNQHLIIGQQFRENSLEIITRVYNKKNQIVFGDKEEDQNINAEKLDYIRKNRKLSFKSNHHFYFGSFYHDNQGDFVVFVKKNDVEFKTITNRLLIIMILVLISGLITIYIVSRLLSNLAYSPIKNIINQVNDIEASSLDRHIVSPNTKDDIQELIETYNNLFKRLSDTFIIQKNFINYVSHEFKTPLTAISGNLEVFAQKDRTSAEYKEMSEKVLENVYQIEDTMNTLMLLSGLKGNTELNEIFRVDELVWDINDQLPEVHKLKDAQIQIAIEIVNDKLLSIKGKSNEIKIALYNIIENAVKYSNGNPIKISLLQENNQLKIVIEDHGTGISEDDLKFIKQTFYRGKNVNDIKGSGVGLSLANIIFKQNNIAFTITSKKDIGTTITLLFPPL
- a CDS encoding SRPBCC domain-containing protein, giving the protein MKKDLQFDFTVDKAIKTVFITREFAAELPLVWDAFTKPELLDQWVAPKPWSSKTKYMNFEVGGRRFYAMVSPEGLERWAIQEYTSITPKTNFKMFNTFADKDENRELPGSNWDHTFSEENGITKVNIAIFNESLERMEKMIEMGFSEGFKMSIDNLDKLLETLS
- a CDS encoding DUF1877 family protein; the encoded protein is MSQSLNLYQISKVNFEEFSKNHESFNFDFSDDNSSVFDQNFEGLIFLFSSYYLDQLPKSLEELFYPQNFIGENVDFSEIDFDTIEDFPESTSVYFLNPITIKEINSVLENIQNDKILDFYSADLFNTHDIYPAVWHDDESEDKAFNKRHLEEGLVLLKHTISQANINGNYILFFG
- a CDS encoding response regulator transcription factor, with protein sequence MNVLLIEDDKRISEFIVKGLEENNFTVHLAETGEIARELVQNDTWDIILMDIMLPGIDGIQLTKLMRFKKIHTPILMLSALSDTDDKVNALDSGADDYLVKPFHFKELISRVNALTRRTKFNYDKEETLYTLGSLTINPEEHKVAENDELIDLSPREYKLLLFLLENRNKVMSRTQILNAVWGINYDNNTNVVDVYISYLRNKIEQNHKFIHTIKGTGYMLKEQS